A stretch of the Impatiens glandulifera unplaced genomic scaffold, dImpGla2.1, whole genome shotgun sequence genome encodes the following:
- the LOC124917579 gene encoding uncharacterized protein LOC124917579 → MARRRVKQISDLKRQVDDVEARISSSETVEILRIDAKERLRLNESLMSLLLKLDSVHGTVPGVRDCRKAVIKKAIALQEKIDAIVTATDDETIERKHSIEKETVRDDSIGGNCNRDYDCRKSSESTVPFVEHERLSKGGEEEGDCNKEEEEEEAEMKKWGRKMVMEKLLESNEIQMRMIRSLTERIEQLEKALVWEKLKKKQMMKKKKKMRHFIVGEGDRWELRNY, encoded by the coding sequence ATGGCGCGCCGTAGAGTCAAGCAGATATCAGATCTGAAACGACAAGTTGATGATGTAGAAGCCAGGATCTCAAGCTCCGAGACCGTAGAGATTCTCCGAATTGACGCGAAGGAACGGTTGAGATTGAACGAAAGTTTGATGTCTTTGCTTCTGAAGTTGGATTCTGTCCACGGAACTGTTCCTGGTGTTAGGGATTGCAGGAAGGCTGTGATTAAGAAGGCGATAGCATTGCAGGAGAAAATTGATGCCATTGTCACTGCAACCGATGATGAAACCATAGAAAGGAAGCATTCGATCGAAAAAGAAACTGTCAGAGATGATTCCATTGGAGGGAACTGCAATCGTGATTATGATTGCAGGAAATCATCGGAATCCACTGTTCCGTTTGTTGAACATGAGAGATTAAGTAAGGGTGGGGAGGAGGAAGGAGATTgtaataaagaagaagaagaagaagaggcgGAGATGAAGAAGTGGGGGAGGAAAATGGtgatggagaaattgttagagaGCAACGAGATACAGATGAGGATGATTAGATCACTGACAGAGAGAATAGAGCAGCTTGAGAAGGCTTTGGTGTGggagaagctgaagaagaaacagatgatgaagaagaagaagaagatgaggcACTTCATAGTCGGAGAAGGCGACAGATGGGAACTGAGAAACTATTGA